One genomic window of Desulfovibrio desulfuricans includes the following:
- a CDS encoding DUF2213 domain-containing protein, producing MRIHTTAKLSENILRTPEGYLLCKGAALARTGAMAYLPEEVPPEIVKGFHGDQVLVTRDAAEVFRPATLASFEGKPFTLDHPDEDVNPDNWPELAHGFVFNVRRGDGRQQDLMLADILITEADAIDAVLHDGMRELSCGYDCDFEAIRPGVGRQINIMGNHVALVDHGRAGARCKIKDQRETPMTPKKTKKPSWADKMRLLLKDAEAEEANGSQDEDTPPPQDEDDPVATTDDDVAASLEEIKLSLRTLIEMLKPQGTDEDPQTQGEDPDQSSQDGDDPQTDEDPDQNTPDEDDPQADEDIPVKSADRKPGRMADAATVRSAQRMGLLGCRVGDNADVVRRTALGMACRSPNTRRIVDSILGGKAIANATNAEVRAAFAAVGVLAGAGNNRRTVDSLSRPGAGDGKGPVTPADINKMNAAYYSGKGGK from the coding sequence ATGCGTATCCATACCACTGCCAAACTCTCCGAAAACATCTTGCGTACCCCGGAAGGCTACCTGCTTTGCAAGGGAGCAGCACTGGCGCGCACTGGCGCAATGGCTTACCTGCCGGAAGAGGTGCCGCCGGAAATCGTAAAAGGTTTCCATGGCGACCAGGTGCTTGTTACCCGTGATGCTGCCGAAGTATTCCGGCCTGCCACGCTGGCCAGCTTTGAGGGCAAACCCTTCACGCTGGATCACCCGGACGAAGACGTTAATCCAGACAACTGGCCAGAGCTGGCCCACGGATTTGTATTTAACGTGCGCCGGGGTGACGGCCGCCAGCAGGATCTGATGCTTGCCGACATCCTGATTACCGAGGCTGATGCCATTGATGCGGTGCTGCATGACGGCATGCGCGAGCTGTCGTGCGGGTATGATTGTGATTTCGAGGCAATCCGTCCCGGCGTGGGACGGCAAATCAATATCATGGGCAACCATGTGGCGCTTGTAGACCACGGCCGGGCCGGGGCGCGCTGCAAAATCAAAGATCAAAGGGAGACCCCTATGACCCCCAAAAAGACAAAAAAGCCCAGCTGGGCGGATAAAATGCGCCTCCTGCTGAAGGACGCGGAAGCCGAGGAAGCCAACGGCTCGCAGGACGAAGACACGCCTCCCCCGCAGGATGAGGATGATCCTGTGGCCACCACGGATGACGACGTGGCCGCAAGTCTCGAAGAAATCAAGCTCTCGCTACGCACACTGATCGAGATGCTCAAGCCGCAGGGCACGGATGAAGATCCGCAGACCCAGGGCGAAGATCCGGACCAGAGCTCGCAGGACGGGGACGATCCCCAGACTGATGAAGATCCGGACCAGAACACACCGGATGAAGACGATCCCCAGGCTGATGAAGACATCCCGGTCAAAAGCGCAGACCGCAAGCCAGGACGCATGGCTGATGCCGCCACTGTGCGCAGTGCCCAGCGCATGGGACTGCTGGGCTGCCGCGTGGGCGATAACGCTGATGTTGTACGCCGCACTGCATTGGGCATGGCCTGCCGCAGCCCCAACACCCGCCGCATTGTGGACAGCATCCTTGGCGGCAAGGCCATCGCCAATGCCACAAATGCCGAAGTGCGGGCCGCGTTTGCTGCTGTGGGGGTGCTTGCCGGAGCTGGCAACAACCGCCGCACAGTTGACAGTCTTTCCAGACCTGGCGCGGGAGACGGTAAAGGGCCGGTTACCCCCGCTGACATCAACAAAATGAATGCCGCGTACTACTCCGGCAAAGGGGGCAAGTAA
- a CDS encoding structural cement protein Gp24 yields MSNAYLKRMPAGIPGDVSRKAEATVEAGLMGEAVAFGAPVKMDGGRLVALSGASDAVYGFVVRPYPTMGSAAASGSIQDVLRRGYMTVKLTQGTSAKGGQVYVRHTAETGKAVGDIEAAAVEGKNLAVPGCLFMGEADSSGNVEISFNL; encoded by the coding sequence ATGAGTAACGCCTATCTCAAGCGTATGCCCGCCGGTATACCCGGCGACGTAAGCCGCAAGGCCGAAGCTACGGTGGAAGCCGGGCTTATGGGTGAAGCCGTTGCCTTTGGCGCACCGGTCAAAATGGACGGAGGCAGGCTTGTAGCTCTTTCTGGCGCGTCCGATGCTGTCTACGGCTTTGTGGTGCGCCCGTATCCGACCATGGGCAGTGCAGCGGCATCCGGCAGTATTCAGGACGTGCTGCGACGCGGTTACATGACCGTCAAGCTGACCCAGGGGACATCTGCCAAGGGTGGCCAGGTCTATGTGCGCCACACGGCAGAAACCGGCAAGGCTGTGGGTGACATCGAGGCCGCCGCAGTGGAGGGCAAAAACCTGGCAGTGCCGGGATGCCTGTTCATGGGTGAAGCTGATAGCAGCGGCAACGTCGAAATATCCTTCAATCTGTAG
- a CDS encoding DUF2184 domain-containing protein, with protein MFTFDKKTIRDAGAFFIGELERLDPELHAPLASVTWGRDIDLREDVVLGDELSSFTNSSFAAAGGIYANGINWVGKDSTAIAGMAVSIDKTSKPLRLWGQEIGFSVQELAAAQRVGRPIDLQKFDGLKLKHQMDIDQMVYLGDEVVGATGLCNNASITPMDETKTWEASTPLEILKSINRVLEAAWEQTGFAVLPDRLLVPPMAMSKLTQPITDAGSKSVLQYVREQCLCNTVNGRLLDIAPVKHLSGAGQGQKDRMVAYTKNRQYVRYPLVPLQHTPVEYRGLYQVTTYYAALGELEFVYPETVAYADGI; from the coding sequence ATGTTTACGTTTGACAAAAAGACTATCCGCGATGCTGGCGCATTTTTCATTGGTGAGCTGGAGCGTCTTGATCCGGAGCTGCACGCGCCTTTGGCTTCTGTTACCTGGGGCAGGGATATTGACCTGCGCGAGGATGTGGTTCTGGGGGATGAACTGAGCAGCTTTACAAATTCCTCCTTTGCTGCTGCTGGCGGTATCTACGCCAACGGCATCAACTGGGTGGGCAAGGACAGTACTGCCATTGCCGGCATGGCCGTGAGCATCGACAAAACCAGCAAGCCCCTGCGCCTGTGGGGCCAGGAGATCGGATTTTCCGTTCAGGAACTGGCTGCGGCCCAGCGTGTGGGCCGCCCCATTGACCTGCAGAAGTTTGACGGCCTCAAACTCAAACATCAGATGGACATAGACCAGATGGTCTATCTGGGAGACGAGGTGGTGGGAGCCACCGGGCTGTGCAATAACGCGTCCATCACCCCCATGGATGAGACAAAAACCTGGGAAGCCTCCACCCCCCTGGAAATCCTGAAAAGCATCAACAGGGTGCTGGAAGCGGCCTGGGAACAGACCGGTTTTGCCGTGCTGCCTGACCGGCTGCTGGTGCCTCCCATGGCCATGAGCAAGCTGACCCAGCCCATCACGGATGCAGGCAGCAAGAGCGTTCTCCAGTATGTACGCGAACAGTGCCTGTGCAACACTGTCAACGGCCGCCTTCTGGATATTGCTCCGGTCAAGCATCTGTCTGGTGCTGGTCAGGGACAAAAGGACCGCATGGTGGCCTATACCAAGAATCGCCAGTACGTACGCTATCCCCTGGTGCCCTTGCAGCATACGCCGGTGGAGTATCGGGGGCTGTACCAGGTCACCACCTACTACGCGGCCCTGGGCGAGCTGGAGTTTGTTTACCCTGAAACCGTGGCCTACGCGGACGGCATCTAG
- a CDS encoding DUF4054 domain-containing protein, whose translation MDIAAFRASFPQFSAELVPDARVQFHLTMAGKLLSAKRWDDLLDQGLGLYVAHQLTLELEALKAQDGTGGIDAAAGAVTSETKTVGSMSHAVTRAGASGQGSALVNAGQYNNTIYGQQLWQLMQIVGAGGLVA comes from the coding sequence ATGGATATTGCCGCCTTTCGTGCCTCTTTTCCGCAATTTTCTGCGGAATTGGTGCCGGACGCTCGTGTGCAGTTTCATCTCACCATGGCGGGCAAACTGTTGTCCGCCAAGCGGTGGGACGATCTGCTGGATCAGGGTCTGGGCCTGTATGTTGCCCACCAGCTCACGCTGGAGCTGGAGGCTCTCAAAGCCCAGGACGGTACGGGCGGCATTGACGCGGCAGCCGGAGCCGTAACGTCTGAAACCAAAACCGTGGGGAGTATGTCCCACGCTGTAACGCGGGCCGGTGCATCTGGCCAGGGCAGCGCCCTGGTCAATGCCGGGCAGTACAACAACACAATCTACGGCCAGCAGCTCTGGCAGCTCATGCAGATTGTAGGCGCAGGCGGGCTGGTGGCATGA
- a CDS encoding phage neck terminator protein, with protein sequence MPDAVTPPGNSLQVGWVLPGPGPDEDALENALHDMVCGLTGLPGPMVRPRWQPNPPKTPGADPNWCAFGIVNESAPGGTAWHQGGATHVEIHERLVVMCSFYGPQARALARSLRDGLYVEQNRSMLRDLANLAFVEAGDIMPAHELVNLRWIRRQDITITLTRGPKMDTDEGLTDIKDIDSVKACGLCGRSR encoded by the coding sequence ATGCCTGATGCAGTCACACCGCCCGGCAACAGTTTGCAGGTTGGCTGGGTGCTCCCTGGTCCAGGCCCGGACGAAGACGCCCTGGAAAATGCGCTGCATGACATGGTTTGCGGCCTCACCGGTTTGCCCGGTCCTATGGTGCGTCCCCGTTGGCAACCGAACCCGCCCAAAACGCCTGGGGCGGACCCAAACTGGTGCGCCTTTGGGATTGTCAACGAGAGCGCGCCCGGCGGCACGGCGTGGCACCAGGGCGGTGCCACGCATGTGGAAATACACGAGCGCCTGGTTGTTATGTGCAGTTTTTACGGGCCGCAGGCCAGGGCATTGGCCAGGTCACTACGGGATGGCCTGTATGTGGAGCAAAACCGGTCGATGCTGCGTGATCTGGCCAATCTGGCCTTTGTGGAGGCCGGGGACATTATGCCCGCGCACGAGCTAGTTAACCTGCGCTGGATACGCCGCCAGGACATCACAATCACCCTCACGCGTGGTCCTAAAATGGACACGGACGAGGGTCTTACGGACATCAAAGATATCGACAGCGTCAAGGCATGCGGCCTGTGCGGTCGCTCGCGATAG
- a CDS encoding DUF3383 domain-containing protein — translation MATKALAVDRVVNVTINLQALAASRRNFGVLLIVGSSDVITASERIRSYTGIDGVAADFGVEAPEYLAAELFFSQSPRPAILQIGRWLKQATSAMLRGGILTAEEAALAQWTGISDGSLTVHVAGATHEVSGLDFRSVTNLNAVASAISAKTAANGVVCTWDGERFTLATTGTGPDATLTYCTDATAGGTALAAKLKLTEDTALAPLDGQAAETIKQCVVELADRGDWYGLAIADSSLTVDDHLIVAQYIQAASKSRIYAATITDTRVLDAAYTDDLASRGKALKLSRLFVAYSTNKYAAISAIGRAFTVNFSANRSTITLKFKQLPSVEAEGLTETQANTLAAKRCNVFAVYNNDTAILQEGVMSGDAWFDEIHGTDWLQNAVQTELWNLLYQSKTKIPQTNSGVHQLITCIESVLDQAVNNALVAPGTWHGDGFGQLERGDYLPKGFYVYSEPIELQAQSEREKRVAPPIQCAIKLAGAIHSVDVAINVNR, via the coding sequence ATGGCAACAAAGGCACTTGCCGTTGACCGAGTTGTCAACGTCACCATTAATTTGCAGGCCCTGGCTGCGAGCCGCCGCAATTTTGGCGTGCTGCTGATTGTGGGCAGCTCCGACGTTATCACGGCCAGTGAGCGCATTCGCAGCTACACTGGTATAGACGGCGTTGCGGCAGATTTTGGAGTGGAAGCACCGGAATATCTGGCGGCGGAACTGTTTTTCAGCCAAAGCCCTCGCCCCGCAATTTTGCAGATCGGACGCTGGCTCAAGCAGGCTACCAGCGCCATGCTGCGCGGCGGTATCTTGACCGCCGAAGAGGCGGCGCTTGCGCAGTGGACGGGCATCAGTGATGGCAGCCTGACTGTGCATGTGGCTGGGGCCACGCATGAGGTGTCTGGCCTGGACTTCCGGTCTGTCACCAATCTTAATGCCGTAGCATCGGCCATCAGTGCCAAGACTGCCGCTAATGGCGTGGTCTGCACATGGGACGGCGAGCGGTTTACTCTCGCGACTACGGGCACAGGGCCGGATGCGACGCTCACATACTGCACGGACGCTACGGCTGGAGGCACGGCCCTGGCCGCAAAACTCAAGCTGACCGAAGACACGGCCCTTGCCCCACTGGATGGCCAGGCGGCGGAAACCATCAAACAGTGCGTGGTTGAGCTGGCGGATCGGGGCGACTGGTACGGGCTGGCCATAGCCGACAGCAGCCTGACAGTGGATGACCATCTGATTGTTGCCCAGTACATCCAGGCGGCTAGCAAAAGCCGTATTTACGCGGCCACTATCACGGACACCCGCGTGCTGGATGCCGCCTATACGGATGATCTGGCCAGCCGGGGCAAAGCGCTTAAGCTGTCGCGTTTGTTTGTTGCGTACAGTACCAACAAATATGCCGCAATCAGCGCCATTGGGCGAGCATTTACGGTCAATTTTTCGGCCAACCGCAGCACCATCACGCTCAAGTTTAAACAGCTGCCGAGTGTTGAGGCCGAAGGGCTGACGGAAACCCAGGCAAACACTCTGGCTGCAAAGCGTTGCAACGTTTTTGCCGTCTACAACAACGATACGGCAATTCTTCAGGAAGGCGTCATGAGCGGCGATGCCTGGTTTGACGAGATCCACGGCACGGACTGGCTGCAAAACGCAGTACAGACCGAGCTGTGGAACCTGCTGTACCAGAGCAAGACCAAGATTCCGCAGACCAACAGCGGCGTGCATCAGCTCATTACCTGCATCGAATCCGTGCTGGATCAGGCCGTAAACAATGCCCTGGTTGCCCCCGGCACCTGGCACGGCGACGGCTTCGGCCAGTTGGAGCGCGGCGATTATTTGCCCAAGGGATTCTATGTCTATTCGGAGCCGATTGAATTGCAGGCGCAGAGCGAGCGCGAAAAGCGCGTGGCTCCGCCCATTCAGTGCGCCATCAAACTGGCCGGTGCTATCCATTCTGTGGATGTGGCCATCAACGTAAACAGGTAA